In Candidatus Eisenbacteria bacterium, the DNA window CGCGGTCCTCCTCGTCTGCTTCACGGCGTCTCGATCGATCGCCGCCGGCTCCTCGCCGGATCCGCCCAAGCAGACGCCGGCCGAGATGCCGACCCCTGCGTCCCAGGGAAAGGCCACTTCACCCGAGGAAAGGGCCTCGGCCGCCCGCATCGAGGCGGAGAAGCTCTACGCCGACGGCTACGGTGAGGTCGAGAAGGCGAAGAAGGAGGTCGCGTCCGGGAAGGAGAAGGACGCGAAGAAGCGATTCGGGAAGGCGCTCAAGAAGTTCGAGGCCGCGCTCGAGCGGGATCCCGTCTACTACCAGGCCTGGAACATGGTCGGATACTGCGCGCGGAACACCGGAGACCTGAAGCGGGCCTTCGCCGCTTACGAGAAGTGCCTGTCCATCCAGCCCGACTACGACGAGGCCCACGAGTATCTCGGCGAGGCCTACATCCTGAGCGGTGATCTCGCGAAGGCGAAGGTCGAGCTGGCGTGGCTTCGCGCGAACGACTCGGACGAAGCCGAGGAGCTTGCCCAGAAGATCGCGAAGGCGGAGGGGAAGTCCTCGCCGGCCGCACCCGCGTCCGCTCCGACCGGCGGAACGCAGGAATCGCCGGCGGAGCCGGAAGCGCCCTCCGAGACGAAGCCCTCCGCTCCCGCCCCGGAGGACTCGAAGAAGATCGAGAAGGCCGAGGAAACCGCGCCGGGCTCCCCGCAAGGCATCGGCACCGAGCGGACCGGATCCGGCACCGAGTAAGGCGCCGGGGTCTAGCTCACGACGGCCACCGAGAGATCGGCCGCCGGCTTCGGATAGCGCAGCTTCAGCTCCTCGAGGCGCTCCACCATGGCGCGCGCGACCATGCAGTCGCGCGCCCACTTCTTGTCGGCCGGCACGACGATCCAGGGCGCCCACTCGGTCGAGCACTCGTTGATGGCGTCCTCGTAGGCTTCCTGGTAGGCCGCCCAGTGCTTCCGCTCCTTGAGGTCCGCCGGCGAGAACTTCCAGTGCTTCTCCTTGTCCTCGAGACGCGCCTTGAGCCGGCGGCCCTGTTCCGCCTTGCTGATGTGCAGGAAGAATTTGAGGATCACGACGCCGTTCGCGTCCAGCATCCGCTCGAAGAAGTTGATCTGCCAGTAGCGCTTGGACCAGACTTTCTTCGGCACGATGTCGTGCACGCGCACCACGAGCACGTCTTCGTAATGCGACCGGTTGAAGACCCCGATCAT includes these proteins:
- a CDS encoding polyphosphate kinase 2 family protein gives rise to the protein MKAPIVVTPGTKIRLKDIPTDHDAGLGSKEKARARLAKDLEKLRELQHLLYADNRYALLVVLQAMDTGGKDGTIRHVMSGLNPVGCAVTSFKAPTDAELEQDFLWRVHNAVPAKGMIGVFNRSHYEDVLVVRVHDIVPKKVWSKRYWQINFFERMLDANGVVILKFFLHISKAEQGRRLKARLEDKEKHWKFSPADLKERKHWAAYQEAYEDAINECSTEWAPWIVVPADKKWARDCMVARAMVERLEELKLRYPKPAADLSVAVVS
- a CDS encoding tetratricopeptide repeat protein, which translates into the protein AVLLVCFTASRSIAAGSSPDPPKQTPAEMPTPASQGKATSPEERASAARIEAEKLYADGYGEVEKAKKEVASGKEKDAKKRFGKALKKFEAALERDPVYYQAWNMVGYCARNTGDLKRAFAAYEKCLSIQPDYDEAHEYLGEAYILSGDLAKAKVELAWLRANDSDEAEELAQKIAKAEGKSSPAAPASAPTGGTQESPAEPEAPSETKPSAPAPEDSKKIEKAEETAPGSPQGIGTERTGSGTE